In Thermotomaculum hydrothermale, a single genomic region encodes these proteins:
- a CDS encoding bifunctional acetate--CoA ligase family protein/GNAT family N-acetyltransferase: MFKIIPDGKSFKEHVLLKNGEGILIRAAKREDIPLVSEFMKRLSKESLRMRFMAAVNEVPQNIIEDLCTGDFVESGCLLAIINEETEPKVIGLGNFISMGDSRSAEVAFLVQDEYQGRGISTIILERLAGICAANGYIELVAEVLPDNQQMLNVFKNSGFKVHQLWDSDAVHIELPVIGGASLWEQAAMRERIAVANSLMPILKPKKIAVIGASRDKNSIGNMIFRNILSNGFTGTVYPVNPKAESVNGVKAYKSVEDLPEEIELAVIAVPAKEVIKVSEEAANKGAKGLIVVSAGFAESGKEGKKRQEKLLNLVRNRGMRLIGPSCLGVMNTHPEVNLNASLAPTLPERGTAGFFSHSAALGLVILNYAKKKGIGFTTYVSAGNRADVSGNDLLQYWYEDSNTKLAILYLETFGNPRKFVRIARNMSRKKPILCIKTAKSKAGRKKAEEKTGKSGGGKEETEALFHQAGIIVADTLDELFDIAMILVHQPLPQGKGVGIIANSAGFATLFADSSEANGLEIKEENLINLGAFAKPDDYTKSVKELLLKENVHSLLVGFACVGNCGPEDIAQSIKKGVVEAERENGIKKPVLLCLMGMYGTVNLKTEYTEKNEEYTFPAFRFPESAPKALSQIVKYSEFIEKPVGKIAWYEDTKGDKARKLCQKYINEKEKNIEILLKPEEAKEIIDCFNLPQCNNPNAFKCTLFVKPDPVFGPLLRLETHKGHSIVRITPITERDIEELVERLNLPECNKIGEIFGRVSQMIEEIPWLYSLKIPLSEKGIIAKDIKMALRPSGFIKIEF; the protein is encoded by the coding sequence ATGTTTAAAATAATTCCCGATGGGAAATCCTTTAAAGAGCATGTGCTTTTAAAAAACGGAGAGGGAATCCTTATTAGAGCTGCAAAGCGAGAGGATATCCCTCTCGTTTCTGAATTTATGAAAAGATTATCAAAAGAATCTTTAAGAATGAGGTTTATGGCTGCTGTTAATGAAGTGCCTCAAAATATAATAGAAGATTTATGCACAGGGGATTTTGTTGAAAGCGGTTGCCTCCTTGCAATAATCAACGAAGAAACTGAACCAAAGGTTATTGGGCTTGGGAATTTTATATCAATGGGGGATTCCCGCTCTGCTGAAGTTGCATTTTTAGTTCAGGATGAATATCAGGGAAGAGGAATAAGCACAATAATACTTGAACGCCTTGCAGGGATATGCGCAGCAAACGGATACATAGAACTTGTTGCAGAGGTTTTGCCTGATAATCAGCAAATGCTTAATGTTTTCAAAAATTCGGGCTTTAAGGTTCATCAATTATGGGACTCTGATGCAGTGCACATAGAACTGCCAGTAATAGGCGGGGCCTCACTATGGGAACAGGCAGCAATGAGGGAAAGGATTGCGGTTGCAAACTCTCTAATGCCAATACTTAAACCTAAAAAAATAGCCGTAATTGGAGCGTCAAGGGACAAAAACTCTATAGGAAATATGATTTTTAGAAACATCCTCTCAAACGGATTTACCGGCACTGTTTACCCTGTTAACCCAAAAGCAGAATCTGTAAACGGTGTTAAGGCATACAAATCAGTGGAGGATTTACCTGAAGAAATCGAACTTGCCGTTATTGCAGTTCCAGCAAAAGAGGTTATTAAGGTAAGTGAAGAAGCAGCAAACAAAGGGGCAAAGGGGCTAATTGTTGTAAGTGCAGGATTTGCTGAAAGCGGTAAAGAAGGAAAAAAAAGGCAGGAAAAACTATTAAACCTTGTTAGAAATAGAGGTATGAGGCTAATTGGCCCAAGTTGTTTAGGTGTAATGAACACCCACCCTGAAGTAAATTTGAATGCAAGCCTTGCCCCCACCCTGCCTGAAAGAGGTACAGCCGGCTTTTTCTCCCACTCCGCAGCGTTGGGGCTTGTGATTTTAAACTATGCAAAAAAAAAAGGAATTGGATTTACCACCTATGTCTCTGCAGGAAACAGGGCTGATGTTTCTGGCAACGACTTGCTTCAATACTGGTATGAAGATTCAAACACAAAACTTGCAATTTTATACCTTGAAACATTTGGCAATCCAAGAAAATTTGTAAGAATTGCAAGAAACATGTCAAGGAAAAAGCCTATTTTGTGCATAAAAACCGCAAAAAGCAAAGCGGGAAGAAAAAAAGCAGAGGAGAAAACAGGCAAATCAGGGGGCGGCAAAGAAGAAACAGAAGCGTTATTTCATCAGGCAGGCATAATTGTTGCCGACACATTAGATGAATTATTTGACATAGCAATGATTCTTGTGCACCAGCCTCTGCCTCAAGGAAAAGGAGTTGGCATAATAGCAAATTCAGCAGGATTTGCCACTTTATTTGCAGACTCAAGCGAAGCAAACGGGCTTGAAATCAAAGAGGAAAATTTAATAAATTTAGGTGCCTTTGCAAAACCTGATGATTACACCAAATCTGTTAAAGAGTTGTTGCTTAAAGAAAATGTCCATTCTCTATTGGTGGGCTTTGCCTGTGTTGGAAACTGCGGGCCAGAAGATATTGCTCAATCAATCAAAAAGGGAGTTGTTGAAGCGGAAAGGGAAAATGGCATCAAAAAACCTGTTTTATTGTGCTTAATGGGAATGTACGGCACTGTAAATCTAAAAACTGAATACACAGAAAAGAATGAAGAATACACCTTCCCTGCATTCAGATTTCCAGAATCAGCGCCAAAGGCTTTATCTCAAATAGTGAAATACTCTGAATTTATAGAAAAACCTGTGGGGAAAATAGCGTGGTATGAAGATACAAAGGGGGATAAGGCAAGAAAACTCTGCCAAAAATACATAAACGAAAAGGAAAAAAACATTGAGATTTTGCTTAAACCAGAAGAAGCAAAGGAAATTATTGACTGTTTCAACCTGCCTCAATGCAACAATCCTAATGCATTTAAATGCACCCTGTTTGTAAAGCCTGACCCTGTCTTTGGCCCTTTGTTAAGGCTTGAAACTCATAAGGGGCACTCAATTGTAAGAATAACCCCCATCACAGAAAGAGATATTGAAGAGTTAGTTGAAAGATTAAACCTTCCTGAATGTAATAAAATTGGTGAGATATTCGGGAGAGTATCCCAGATGATAGAAGAAATACCGTGGCTATACTCCCTTAAAATTCCCTTAAGCGAAAAGGGCATTATAGCAAAAGACATTAAAATGGCATTGAGACCGTCAGGCTTTATAAAAATAGAGTTTTAA
- a CDS encoding CBS and ACT domain-containing protein, whose product MLVKEIMNKSPKLINSNTKLCEAYEIMQKNGIRHLPVIENGKLVGVVTDRDLRLATSRLAKKPFNPEDEVKKVMSSPVQTINANDPVEQAVRIMRELKIGCLPVIEGGEIVGLITVSDILDAMLKLIGINLPSGRLDLRMENRPGQLAKLANLLAEKNINIHSILTYPENGKRSRLILRVGTMEIRPLAKEICNLGIEVVWPPKISCVK is encoded by the coding sequence ATGCTTGTAAAAGAAATAATGAATAAATCCCCTAAATTGATTAATTCAAACACCAAACTGTGCGAAGCATACGAAATTATGCAAAAAAACGGTATAAGGCATCTTCCAGTCATTGAAAACGGCAAATTAGTTGGAGTGGTTACAGACAGGGATTTAAGGCTTGCAACAAGCAGGCTTGCAAAAAAGCCTTTTAACCCTGAAGATGAAGTTAAAAAAGTAATGAGTTCACCAGTGCAAACAATAAACGCAAATGACCCTGTTGAGCAAGCTGTAAGAATAATGAGAGAGTTAAAAATCGGTTGTCTTCCTGTCATAGAAGGGGGGGAAATTGTCGGTTTAATCACTGTTTCAGACATACTTGATGCAATGCTTAAACTGATAGGTATAAACCTGCCATCAGGAAGGCTTGATTTAAGAATGGAAAACAGACCTGGACAACTTGCAAAGCTTGCAAATCTTCTTGCAGAAAAAAACATAAACATTCATTCAATACTAACCTACCCTGAAAATGGGAAAAGAAGTAGGCTTATTCTCAGAGTTGGAACAATGGAAATCAGGCCTCTGGCAAAAGAAATATGCAATTTAGGAATTGAGGTTGTCTGGCCGCCTAAAATATCATGTGTAAAATAG
- a CDS encoding acetoin utilization protein AcuC — translation MCKIVFHKDYLLYNFGENHPFSPLRSLLVYEFVKEVIGENYLIFPEAPVNSEELEIIHTKEYISIVEKASNGIEIENAEFFGLGTADNPIFPKMAEGCRFMVAGTSLGAELIYENRCNIVINLGGGLHHAQKNNASGFCLYNDIAYAIKRLTLKGLHVLYLDIDAHHSDGVQNIFYSDDKVLNISLHESGEYLFPGTGWTYELGRSMGKATTINIPLEPFTEGENYLKVLEEIFIPAIKWFKPDLIVLQAGADSHYLDPLADLMLTTRDYEEIFKKILKWSKEYSNGKMLITLGGGYNHIVSAKIWSIMCSIFTGKQYPEKLPDRVLKKWEKILGKKINPEIHDPENPFEPIPRKEEINRTNLDRVEKILDLVSPYWW, via the coding sequence ATGTGTAAAATAGTATTCCACAAAGATTATCTCCTATACAATTTCGGGGAAAATCACCCCTTTTCACCCTTACGCTCACTTTTAGTTTATGAATTTGTAAAAGAAGTTATTGGAGAAAACTATTTAATTTTCCCAGAAGCACCGGTAAATTCAGAAGAACTTGAAATCATCCATACCAAAGAATACATTTCAATTGTTGAAAAAGCATCTAATGGAATTGAAATTGAAAACGCAGAGTTTTTCGGGCTTGGAACAGCCGACAACCCAATATTTCCCAAAATGGCAGAAGGCTGCCGCTTTATGGTTGCAGGAACTTCTCTTGGTGCTGAATTGATTTATGAAAACAGATGCAACATAGTAATAAACTTAGGCGGCGGCCTTCATCACGCACAAAAAAATAACGCTTCAGGTTTTTGTTTATACAACGACATTGCTTATGCCATAAAGCGATTGACATTAAAAGGCTTGCATGTGCTTTACCTTGACATAGACGCCCACCACTCAGACGGAGTGCAGAATATCTTTTACTCAGACGACAAGGTTTTAAATATTTCCCTACACGAATCAGGGGAATACCTTTTCCCCGGTACAGGCTGGACTTATGAATTAGGAAGAAGCATGGGGAAGGCAACAACAATTAATATTCCATTAGAACCATTCACAGAGGGAGAAAACTATTTAAAAGTGCTTGAAGAGATATTTATCCCGGCAATAAAGTGGTTTAAACCAGATTTAATTGTATTGCAGGCAGGGGCTGATTCACACTATTTAGACCCTCTTGCTGATTTAATGCTTACAACAAGGGATTATGAAGAAATTTTTAAAAAAATTCTTAAATGGAGTAAAGAATACTCAAATGGGAAAATGCTCATAACATTAGGCGGGGGCTATAACCACATAGTTTCAGCGAAAATATGGTCTATTATGTGTTCTATTTTCACAGGGAAGCAATACCCTGAAAAATTACCTGACAGAGTTCTAAAAAAATGGGAAAAGATATTAGGCAAGAAAATAAACCCTGAAATTCACGACCCTGAAAATCCATTTGAACCAATACCGAGAAAAGAAGAAATAAACAGAACAAATTTAGACAGAGTTGAAAAGATATTAGACCTTGTATCCCCTTACTGGTGGTAA
- a CDS encoding universal stress protein, with protein MSLYKKILLLLDCSKVDEVIIDHVLKLSQIHKSSVHLFHVVHAHTLDQERYLIEKTKECFEKAENFFKDNQIEVTNSYKLGEPEDEVLKIVNEGNWDLVCLATHGHKGIKDFLEGSVSDVLKHSTDKPILMIRGKLK; from the coding sequence ATGTCATTGTATAAAAAGATTTTATTGCTTTTAGATTGTTCTAAAGTAGATGAGGTAATTATTGACCATGTTTTAAAACTTTCTCAAATACATAAATCAAGTGTTCATCTTTTCCATGTTGTGCATGCCCATACACTTGACCAAGAGAGGTATTTGATAGAAAAGACAAAAGAGTGTTTTGAAAAAGCAGAAAATTTTTTTAAAGATAACCAGATAGAAGTAACAAATTCATATAAACTTGGTGAACCTGAAGATGAGGTTTTAAAAATAGTAAATGAGGGTAATTGGGATTTAGTATGCCTTGCAACCCATGGACACAAGGGAATAAAAGATTTTTTAGAGGGTAGTGTTTCCGATGTTTTAAAGCATAGTACAGATAAACCAATTTTAATGATAAGGGGAAAATTAAAATAG
- a CDS encoding Nramp family divalent metal transporter: protein MLFDLKENNLIKLFLRFLGPGFLITVGFIDPGNWATNISGGAEFGYQLLWIITLSTLMLILIQSISARIGISTGKSLAVNIKENFSKPVSAVIGFTIVLACVATDVAELLGGAIGFKLLFHFPLWLGAVLTVAIEVFFIVTQRYHRLEKIIILFLGIIAFCYVIELLIVNPDWSRVASSLFIPKISGKSIYIAMGILGAVVMPHNIFLHSNVIHSREWGESEEEKKKLLKFEKIDTTISMLLGWVVNSAMIIVAAAVFFKYGIKVDSIEQASQTLYPLAGNLAGLLFGIALLFAGISSSITSSMAEVNVITGFLGKPEDPRTKLYKLATFITAIPSLFIILLGLDTFKILIFSQVVLSVQLPFTLIPLIILSNNKKIMGGLKINKFELIASIIVSAIVICLNVYLLYATLFIGEV, encoded by the coding sequence ATGTTATTTGATTTAAAAGAAAATAATTTGATAAAGCTTTTTTTAAGATTTTTAGGACCTGGTTTTTTAATAACTGTAGGTTTTATTGATCCTGGAAATTGGGCAACAAATATTTCTGGTGGTGCTGAATTTGGTTATCAACTGCTCTGGATTATAACTTTAAGTACATTGATGTTAATATTAATTCAAAGTATTTCTGCCCGGATAGGAATTTCAACTGGTAAATCACTTGCTGTAAACATTAAGGAAAATTTTTCAAAACCTGTTTCAGCAGTAATTGGATTTACAATTGTTTTGGCATGTGTTGCAACAGATGTTGCAGAACTTTTAGGAGGTGCAATTGGATTTAAGTTGCTTTTTCATTTTCCTCTCTGGCTTGGGGCAGTTCTAACAGTTGCAATTGAGGTGTTTTTTATTGTTACTCAAAGGTATCACCGGCTTGAAAAAATAATAATTTTATTTCTTGGAATTATTGCTTTTTGTTATGTCATAGAACTTTTAATAGTAAATCCAGATTGGAGTAGGGTTGCTTCATCGCTTTTTATTCCTAAAATAAGCGGTAAAAGTATTTATATAGCAATGGGGATACTTGGGGCGGTTGTTATGCCTCACAACATCTTTTTACATTCAAATGTAATTCACAGCAGAGAGTGGGGGGAGAGTGAAGAAGAGAAGAAAAAACTTTTAAAATTTGAAAAGATAGATACCACTATTTCAATGTTGCTTGGTTGGGTGGTAAATTCAGCAATGATAATTGTTGCAGCAGCAGTTTTTTTTAAGTATGGAATTAAAGTAGATAGCATAGAGCAGGCTTCTCAGACCCTTTATCCACTTGCCGGGAATTTAGCTGGTCTTTTATTTGGTATTGCACTTCTATTTGCTGGAATTTCTTCTTCTATTACCTCTTCAATGGCTGAAGTTAATGTAATAACAGGCTTTTTGGGAAAGCCAGAAGATCCACGGACAAAACTTTACAAATTGGCAACATTTATAACTGCTATTCCGTCACTTTTCATAATTTTACTTGGTTTAGACACATTTAAGATACTTATTTTCAGCCAGGTTGTTTTAAGTGTGCAACTTCCATTTACATTGATTCCTCTAATTATTTTAAGCAATAACAAAAAAATAATGGGAGGGCTTAAAATAAATAAGTTTGAGCTTATTGCTTCCATCATTGTTTCAGCAATTGTTATTTGTTTGAATGTTTATCTTTTGTATGCAACCTTATTTATAGGAGAGGTATAA
- a CDS encoding peroxiredoxin, with protein sequence MANMVLKELPKFEMMAFNAETGKFVKVSDEQYRGKWAVICFYPADFTFVCPTEIAAMNAKLDELRSLGVEVLAISTDTHYSHKRFVETEPLLKGLKMTIGADPTGEVSRAFGVYIEGEGVALRGRFIVNPDGIIVAEETIAPAVGRNVNELIRQIKAWQHAYKTGEVTPANWRPGKKTLPVNTDEEKMTGRVGDYVTIEEILS encoded by the coding sequence ATGGCAAACATGGTTTTAAAGGAATTACCGAAATTTGAGATGATGGCTTTTAATGCAGAAACAGGGAAATTTGTTAAGGTTTCTGACGAACAGTACAGGGGGAAATGGGCTGTAATATGTTTTTATCCAGCTGATTTTACCTTTGTATGCCCGACTGAGATTGCTGCAATGAATGCTAAACTTGACGAATTAAGAAGTCTTGGTGTTGAAGTGCTTGCAATTTCAACTGATACTCACTATTCACATAAGAGATTTGTTGAAACCGAACCTTTACTTAAAGGCTTAAAGATGACCATTGGTGCTGACCCAACTGGAGAGGTTTCAAGGGCTTTTGGCGTTTATATTGAGGGTGAAGGAGTAGCTTTAAGGGGAAGGTTTATAGTTAACCCTGATGGAATAATTGTGGCAGAAGAGACAATTGCTCCTGCTGTTGGTAGAAATGTAAACGAATTAATCAGACAGATTAAAGCATGGCAGCATGCATATAAAACAGGGGAAGTAACTCCTGCAAACTGGAGACCTGGTAAAAAGACACTTCCTGTTAACACAGACGAAGAAAAGATGACAGGAAGAGTAGGGGATTATGTAACTATTGAAGAAATACTTTCATAA
- a CDS encoding Fur family transcriptional regulator: MQTTLSNINVKDILKKANLKITPQRILILEVIKEKGHATIDDIYNQVKKQYPSISIATVYKNIHNLYEKGVLREINPQKDKAFYEITIYNHSHFICTSCHNIYDIEPCDNQIIQQCFKEIPGKISELELNVYGICENCAKK; this comes from the coding sequence ATGCAAACAACACTTTCAAACATTAATGTAAAAGACATCTTAAAAAAAGCAAATTTAAAGATTACCCCTCAGAGAATTTTAATTCTTGAGGTAATCAAAGAAAAGGGTCATGCAACAATTGATGATATTTATAATCAGGTTAAAAAACAATACCCTTCTATCTCAATTGCAACTGTTTACAAAAACATTCATAACCTTTATGAAAAAGGTGTTTTAAGGGAAATAAACCCTCAAAAAGATAAAGCATTCTATGAAATCACCATATACAATCACAGTCATTTTATATGCACATCATGTCATAACATTTATGATATTGAGCCCTGTGATAATCAAATAATTCAACAGTGTTTTAAAGAAATTCCTGGAAAAATTAGTGAACTTGAATTGAACGTATACGGTATCTGTGAGAATTGCGCTAAAAAATAA
- a CDS encoding flavodoxin family protein, whose amino-acid sequence MKITVFNGSPRKFTGNTHRIVKAFLKGCEKAGAKIENIFLASKKINHCMGCFHCWTKTPGKCIQRDEMDQLIPKFMSSDIVVLATPLYTDSVSSILKKFFERLLPIVKPHFERVNGETKHIPRYEKYPDFVFISNCGYPEYSQFQVLEHFSERLARELNAKLLLKIFRTQGELLSADHILLKPIIYKFLKSVEKAGYQLVKNGHVEKKIIESWEKPLIPIDMFLKKANEHWDEKLKKIQ is encoded by the coding sequence ATGAAAATTACAGTGTTCAACGGCAGTCCAAGAAAGTTTACAGGAAATACACATAGAATAGTCAAAGCTTTTTTAAAAGGATGTGAAAAAGCAGGAGCAAAAATAGAAAATATTTTTCTTGCATCTAAAAAAATCAATCACTGTATGGGGTGTTTTCACTGTTGGACAAAAACCCCGGGGAAATGTATTCAGAGAGACGAAATGGACCAATTAATTCCAAAGTTTATGTCTTCAGATATAGTTGTACTTGCAACACCACTGTACACTGATTCAGTATCCTCTATTTTAAAGAAATTCTTTGAGAGACTGCTTCCAATAGTTAAACCCCATTTTGAGAGGGTTAACGGTGAAACAAAGCATATACCAAGGTATGAAAAGTACCCTGATTTTGTCTTTATATCAAACTGTGGCTATCCAGAATACTCTCAATTTCAGGTTTTAGAGCACTTTTCAGAGAGGCTTGCAAGAGAATTAAACGCTAAGCTTCTTTTAAAGATTTTCAGGACTCAAGGAGAATTGTTAAGTGCTGACCACATATTGTTAAAACCTATAATTTACAAATTTTTAAAAAGCGTGGAAAAAGCAGGATACCAATTGGTAAAAAATGGCCATGTTGAGAAAAAAATAATAGAAAGCTGGGAAAAACCTTTAATCCCTATTGACATGTTTTTGAAAAAGGCAAATGAGCACTGGGATGAAAAACTTAAAAAGATACAATAA
- a CDS encoding TIGR01212 family radical SAM protein (This family includes YhcC from E. coli K-12, an uncharacterized radical SAM protein.) — protein MKNLKRYNKFSDFLKQRFGEKVYRITVDGGFTCPNRDGKKGKTPCLYCDERGSGARHIDITLDLQNQYLKGRKILKEKLKINKFIPYFQSFTNTYADFQTCVKRYEAVLNLPDAVGIAIGTRPDCVEDKLLDYLGDLSREKLVILDLGIQSTTDRVLEIIKRGHTVKDTIKFLKKAEKYPDLHIVAHLIFGLPTETRKEMLNSHKLFLDYKLDGVKFHQLNILKNTGMEKLYLSGELKPIELDFYVNLVTDFLERIPFRIVIHRLSARADNHSTLIAPEWGKFHHKPSTLIEKELIKRDSYQGKLVDKIK, from the coding sequence ATGAAAAACTTAAAAAGATACAATAAGTTTTCAGACTTTTTAAAACAAAGGTTTGGAGAAAAGGTTTACAGAATAACCGTTGACGGAGGATTTACCTGTCCAAACAGAGACGGGAAAAAGGGAAAGACTCCCTGTCTATACTGTGATGAGAGGGGGAGTGGCGCAAGACATATTGACATAACCCTTGACTTACAAAACCAGTATTTAAAAGGTAGAAAAATTTTAAAGGAAAAGTTGAAGATAAACAAATTCATCCCATATTTTCAATCATTTACCAATACCTATGCAGACTTTCAAACCTGTGTAAAAAGGTATGAAGCAGTATTAAACCTTCCTGATGCGGTTGGTATTGCTATTGGAACAAGGCCAGACTGTGTTGAAGACAAACTCCTTGACTATTTAGGGGATTTATCAAGGGAAAAATTGGTCATCCTTGATCTTGGAATTCAAAGCACAACAGATAGAGTGCTTGAAATTATAAAAAGGGGACACACAGTAAAAGATACTATAAAATTCTTAAAAAAAGCAGAGAAATACCCTGATTTACACATTGTTGCACACCTCATATTTGGACTTCCAACAGAGACAAGGAAAGAGATGCTAAATTCTCATAAACTATTTTTAGATTACAAACTTGATGGAGTAAAATTTCACCAGTTAAATATATTAAAAAATACAGGGATGGAAAAACTTTATTTAAGCGGAGAATTAAAACCAATAGAACTTGATTTTTATGTAAACCTTGTAACAGATTTTTTGGAGAGAATCCCCTTCAGAATTGTTATCCATAGGCTTTCAGCAAGGGCTGATAACCACTCCACCCTAATTGCCCCTGAATGGGGGAAATTCCACCACAAACCTTCAACACTAATTGAAAAAGAATTAATAAAACGTGATTCATATCAGGGAAAATTAGTAGACAAAATCAAATAA
- a CDS encoding RNA polymerase sigma factor, protein MEREKAPELFREEDFEKFFKENEKTAFSFAYSILMNREDAKDAVQEGFMKFYKARNRLDANRNLKAYLFQIVKNVCFDILNSRKNTEEIENIPLKEINNRIESMDRKKIIKEAMKILNRQERMVISLLTFEGFSSKEVGEIMNISDSTVRNHFMNGRNKIKNFIIKNYPDYARAL, encoded by the coding sequence ATGGAAAGAGAAAAAGCGCCAGAATTGTTTCGTGAAGAAGATTTTGAAAAGTTTTTTAAGGAGAATGAGAAAACAGCGTTTTCTTTTGCTTACTCTATTTTAATGAACAGGGAAGACGCTAAAGACGCAGTGCAAGAGGGATTTATGAAGTTTTATAAAGCAAGAAACAGGCTTGATGCAAACAGGAATTTAAAAGCATACCTTTTCCAGATAGTTAAAAATGTGTGTTTTGACATATTGAATTCCAGAAAAAATACAGAAGAGATTGAAAATATACCATTAAAAGAGATAAACAACAGAATTGAAAGCATGGACAGGAAAAAGATTATTAAAGAGGCAATGAAAATCCTCAACCGGCAGGAGAGAATGGTTATCTCTCTTTTAACCTTTGAAGGCTTCTCATCAAAGGAGGTGGGAGAAATTATGAATATTTCAGACTCAACAGTTAGAAACCACTTTATGAACGGAAGGAACAAGATTAAAAACTTTATTATTAAAAACTATCCAGATTATGCGAGGGCATTATGA
- a CDS encoding zf-HC2 domain-containing protein has product MNCKEIQKLIPLYLKGLLDENKKIEIEKHIALCKECTDTLRLEKQIEESLSEFFEEEFEKATPLNIEFKETKKETFLKFSMFNKLAIAIAASFFIAFIIFLSGKQKNKTIKITTPVIRTVQFSSPIIKDVVFIDGKLKTRVNKVGDNIYMIKILGGRND; this is encoded by the coding sequence ATGAATTGCAAAGAGATTCAAAAACTAATTCCACTGTATTTAAAAGGCTTACTTGATGAAAATAAAAAAATTGAAATTGAAAAGCATATAGCTTTATGCAAAGAATGCACAGATACTTTAAGATTGGAAAAACAAATAGAAGAAAGCCTTTCTGAATTTTTTGAGGAAGAATTTGAAAAAGCAACCCCTTTGAATATTGAATTTAAAGAAACTAAAAAAGAAACATTCCTAAAGTTTAGTATGTTTAATAAACTTGCTATTGCAATTGCTGCAAGTTTTTTTATTGCATTTATCATTTTCCTCTCTGGAAAACAAAAAAATAAAACAATAAAAATAACAACTCCTGTTATCCGCACCGTACAATTCTCATCCCCAATAATAAAGGATGTGGTTTTTATAGACGGAAAACTTAAAACAAGGGTAAACAAAGTAGGTGACAATATCTATATGATTAAAATATTAGGAGGAAGAAATGATTAA
- a CDS encoding secretin N-terminal domain-containing protein: protein MIKRFLVFLLVLTTFLNGIYSFSEDKEIPARLQTEVIKLRHISFTKPIEETIKTIIDTDYSGNAFFTFDKKNNAIIVTATNVTIDKIKRFINKFDVKGIPVNLKIYILTESKEKGDIKKLPKSLVNKLEKINIYGAEILANAFITSKTGKSVMVSLKDPDYGTQFQITFFLTEDGNKIGLYDFTVYKITKEKVQAYYKDKPIPSQDVYKKWKIIQSSYSISPNDPLIIGISGDNNVDYIFAVTMIK from the coding sequence ATGATTAAAAGATTTTTGGTTTTCCTGCTTGTGTTAACAACCTTTTTAAACGGGATATACTCTTTCTCAGAAGATAAAGAAATTCCCGCAAGGCTTCAAACAGAGGTAATTAAACTCAGGCATATAAGCTTTACAAAGCCTATAGAAGAGACAATTAAAACAATAATTGATACAGATTATTCAGGAAATGCATTCTTTACTTTTGACAAGAAAAACAATGCAATTATAGTTACAGCAACAAATGTAACAATTGACAAAATTAAAAGGTTTATAAACAAGTTTGATGTAAAGGGAATTCCTGTGAATTTAAAGATTTACATTTTGACCGAGTCAAAAGAAAAAGGGGATATTAAAAAACTCCCTAAAAGCCTTGTTAACAAACTTGAAAAAATAAATATTTATGGTGCCGAAATCCTTGCAAACGCTTTTATAACAAGCAAAACAGGTAAAAGCGTTATGGTAAGCCTCAAAGACCCTGATTATGGCACCCAGTTTCAGATAACCTTTTTTCTTACAGAAGACGGAAATAAAATAGGGCTTTACGATTTTACCGTGTATAAAATTACCAAAGAAAAAGTCCAGGCATATTATAAAGACAAACCAATTCCGTCACAAGATGTTTACAAAAAATGGAAAATTATTCAGTCCTCTTACAGCATATCTCCAAATGACCCTCTAATAATAGGGATAAGCGGTGACAACAATGTTGACTACATATTTGCGGTGACAATGATTAAATAA